Below is a window of Corynebacterium kalinowskii DNA.
GGATCCTCGCCGCACACGTTCTCGGGTGCGAACCCATGGAGCTCATCCTGCACGATCAAGAGGCATTGCCACTTCTCTTCGAGGAACTCGTGCAGCGCAGGGCCCAACGCGAACCACTTCAACACATTCTCGGTACCGCTCCTATGGGACACCTTGACCTCCAAGTTGGCCCCGGGGTTTTTGTGCCCCGGCCGGAAACTGAACTGGTGGGGGCGTGGACGGTCGAGAGGCTGCGGGGGATGGGCGTCGAAAAGCCTCGCGTGGTCGATCTTTGTACCGGCAGTGGCACGCTGGCCTGCTACATTGCGTCGTTGATTCCCGAAGCCCAAGTGACCGCGGTGGAGTTGGATGAGGCCGCTAGACAGTGGGCTCTGAAGAACGTGGCCGATTTGGGCCTGGGCGTGACCGTGGTCGCCGGTGATGCTACCGACCCGCAGCTCCTGCCAGACTTGCAGGGCACAGCCGACGCTGTGGTCTCGAACCCACCGTATGTTCCCGAAGGCACTCCCATTGAGCCTGAGGTCCAGGCCGACCCGCACCACGCTGTCTTTAGTGGTGGCACGGGCATGGATGTTATCGAGAAAATGGTTCCTATCGCGGCGCGTATGCTGCGCGTAGGGGGAGTACTATCCATCGAACACGATGATTCGACCGCCGATCTTGTTTGCGCCGTGTTGGCTCAGCAACATTGCTTTGGAGAGATCACCTCGCATCAGGATTTTGCGGGACGAGATCGCTACGTCACCGCTGTGAAGACTTCCGAGTAAGCTATTCGTTTGATTAACTAGACCAAAGGAGACACTAGTGAGCCGAATTTACGACTGTCAGGATCCAGCAACCCGCGCACTTGGCCTGAGGGCCGCCACAGATGCTGTGCGCTCGGGTCGGCTCGTCGTACTCCCGACGGACACCTTGTACGGACTCGGCTGTGACGCCTTCGATAACCACGCGGTAGCTTCGCTGCTCCAGACTAAGCATCGTGGTCCAGATATGCCCGTGCCGGTACTAGTTGGCTCCTGGGACACCATCCAAGGGCTGGTCCACACCTATTCCGACCAAGCTCGCACTCTGGTGGAGGCATTCTGGCCTGGTGGACTGTCTATCGTCGTCCCGCAGGCGCCTTCGCTGACGTGGAATCTTGGCGATACCCGCGGCA
It encodes the following:
- the prmC gene encoding peptide chain release factor N(5)-glutamine methyltransferase: MTSIRQAAATLATAGVASPLNDARILAAHVLGCEPMELILHDQEALPLLFEELVQRRAQREPLQHILGTAPMGHLDLQVGPGVFVPRPETELVGAWTVERLRGMGVEKPRVVDLCTGSGTLACYIASLIPEAQVTAVELDEAARQWALKNVADLGLGVTVVAGDATDPQLLPDLQGTADAVVSNPPYVPEGTPIEPEVQADPHHAVFSGGTGMDVIEKMVPIAARMLRVGGVLSIEHDDSTADLVCAVLAQQHCFGEITSHQDFAGRDRYVTAVKTSE
- a CDS encoding L-threonylcarbamoyladenylate synthase gives rise to the protein MSRIYDCQDPATRALGLRAATDAVRSGRLVVLPTDTLYGLGCDAFDNHAVASLLQTKHRGPDMPVPVLVGSWDTIQGLVHTYSDQARTLVEAFWPGGLSIVVPQAPSLTWNLGDTRGTVMLRMPLHPVAIELLRETGPMAVSSANISGSTPPTTAIAAKQQLGNAVNVYLDGGECAVGKPSSIVDLSGEHPKLLREGAITAAEIAEVLGVEPESLR